The stretch of DNA TTCGACGACGACTACGAGTGGGAGCGAACCCACGATATGCTGCTCGACCGGCACAAGTAGCCTCCGTATTCCTCCGGAGACGGATCGCGAACCGATTTTTTTCTTCGCAACATATTTTTTCCATGGACCAAAACAACTAGGTATGAGTACGCTCGATACGGAACGTCGGATTCTCTCCGTCCTCGAAGAGGACGCACAGGCGTCCTACGGGGAGATCGCCGACCGGGCCGGTGTCTCGAAGCCGACGGTCAGAAAGTACATCCAACAGATGGAGGAGGACGGCGTCATCGTCGGCTACACCGCGGAGGTGGATCCGAAGAAGCTCTCGGGGCAGTCCATCGCCATCGTCGGTATCCAAGTCGAGAGCGAACGCTACGTCGAGGTGACCCGCGCGCTGAAGGAGATGGACGCCGTCGAAACGCTCTATACGTCCTCCGGCGACCACATGCTGATGGCGGAGGTCCGAGCGACCGACGGCGGCGCCCTTGGCAACGTGATCAACGACGACATCCTCGACATCGACGGCGTGACCGCCACGCATCCCTCCTTCCTGCAGGAACGCCTCAAATAGCGGAATCTTGAGGGCCGCCGGCACGCTATCTCTCCCATGACCGACGAGGGCGGGACGCTTCCGGGCGCCGGCGACGACGACCCCCGCATCGTCTGTCACGTCGACATGGACTGTTTTTATGCTAGCTGTGAGCGGCTTCGGGAGCCCGAACTGCGGGGCGAACCGGTCGTCGTCGGGATGGGCTACGAATCCGGCGAGCCACACGGCGCCGTCGCCACCGCGAGCTACGAAGCACGCGCCTACGGGGTGGAGAGCGCCCAGCCCGTCTCACAGGCGCTCGAACGCCTTCCCCGAAAGACCGTGGCCCGCGAGGACCGCACCCTCGACCCCGCGGACGCGGGGTACTACCGACCGGTCGACCTGGACTACTACCGCGAAGTGGCGGACGAAATAAAGGCGATCCTCCACGAGTGTGCGGGCCGCGTGCGCGAGGTGAGCGTCGACGAGGCGTACCTCGACGTGACCGAACGAACGGCGTGGGACGTAGTGGACGGCCGCCCGCTCGCGGAGGGGTACGCCCGGTACGTCAAGGAGCGCATCGCCCGCGAGGTTGGCGTCCCGGCGAGCGTCGGCGTCGCGCCCACGATGAGCGCCGCGAAGGTGGCGAGCGACCACGACAAGCCGGACGGCCTCGTCGTCGTGGAACCGGGCACGGTGCGCGACTTCTTCGACCCCCTGCCGGTCGAGGCGGTCCACGGCGTCGGGCCGGTGACGGCGCGGGAACTGGGCGAGATGGGTATCGAGACGGCGGGTGACCTCTCGGCCGCGGACCCCACGGCGATCCGCGAGCGGTTCGGCGAGCGTGGGCGGACGTTCTACGACCGGGCACGCGGGAACGACGACCGGGCGGTGACGCCGACGGGTCGCCCCAAGAGCCTGTCCCGGGAGTCGGCGTTCACCGAGGCGACGGCCGACGCGGAGAGACAGCGCGAGACGGTGTCGGGGCTGGCGGCGGACGTGGCCGAACGCGCCGAGGGGAAGGGTGCGCTGTACCGCACCATCGGCATCAAGGTGGTGACGCCGCCGTACGACGTGCACACCCGCGAGCGGTCGCTTCCCGGACCAGTGGCCGACGCCGACCTGGTCCGGGAGGTGGCCGGCGACCTCCTCGCGGAGTTCGAGGGCGACACGATTCGGAAACTCGGCGTCCGGGTGTCGAACCTGCAGTTCGGAGCGGCGGCGCAGGCGCGGCTGGACGGCTGGGACGGGGACGATGCGCCGGCGGGGACGACGCCCGACCGGTCGCCGACCGACGGCCAGTCGTCGCTGGCGGACTTCGACGGGTGGGAGTAGGACGCCCGTCTGACGCGGAACTATGGGGAACGCGCGTCTCTCGAAAACCGATGACGGACACGGAGACGGAAACCATCACGGTCGCGGACGTGAGCGACGGTCCCGGTGGCGACGCCGACGCCGACCCGGGGACGCCGGTCTCGCTCCCGGTCGTGGAACTGCTCACCGGCCGGGGGTTCGTCACGGGGAAGTCCGGGTCGGGGAAGTCCAACACCGCGTCGGTGCTGGTCGAGAACCTCCTCGAAAACAACTTCCCGGTCCTCGTGGTCGACACCGACGGCGAGTACTACGGCCTGAAAGAGGAGTTCGAACTGCTACACGCGGGCGCCGACGACGAGTGTGACATCCAGGTCAGCCCGGAACACGCCGAGAAAATCGCGTCGCTGGCGCTGGAGGGGAACGTCCCCATCATCCTCGACGTGTCGGGCTACCTCGACGACGACGAGGCGAAGGAACTCCTACTGTCGGTCGCCCGCCACCTGTTCGCCAAGGAGAAGAAGCTCAAGAAGCCCTTCCTGATGCTCGTCGAGGAGGTCCACGAGTATATCCCCGAGGGCGGCGGCCTCGACGAGGCGGGGAAGATGCTGATCAAGATCGGCAAGCGGGGCCGGAAACACGGCCTCGGCATCGTCGGCATCAGCCAGCGACCCGCCGACGTAAAGAAGGACTTCATCACGCAGTGTGACTGGCTAGTGTGGCACCGCCTCACGTGGAACAACGACACGAACGTCGTGAGTCGGATCATCGACGCCGAACACGCCAACGCGGTCGAGGATCTCGGCGACGGCGAGGCGTTCCTGATGACCGACTGGAGCGAGTCGGTACGCCGGGTGCAGTTCCACCGCAAGCGGACCTTCGACGCGGGGGCGACGCCCGGCCTCGACGACTTCGAGCGCCCGGAACTCAAGTCGATCAGCGACGACCTCGTCTCGGACCTCCGCGAGATCAGCGACGAACAGGAGCGCCGCGAGAGCGAACTCGCCGACCTCCGACGGGAGGTAGAGAAGAAAGCACAGCGCATCCGCGAACTCGAAGCCGAACTGGAGGAGGCCCGCGACCTCTCGCGGATGGCCGACCGGTTCGCGCAGGCGATGTTGCAGAAAGCGGAGGCGCCGTACCGCGGCGGCGAGGGCCGCAACCTCGCCCGAGCGGGGACGGTAGCCGAGGACCAGGCCGAGCTACGCGAGTACGAGCCGGACGGCGACGGGACGAGCGCGCCGACGGACGACGGCGACGGCGACGGCGACGACCACCCCGACATCGAGCCGAACGAGTGGCCGACACCCGAAGCAGTGACGGGAGGCGACGGCGCCGAGGACGGGGAGAGAGCAGGGGACGCCACCCCCGCTCCCGGCGCCTCGAACGGCCAGACGGAAGTGACGTTCGGCGACGCCGCGGACGAGGACTCGGCGTCGTCGGTCGAGTCGGCGGCAGGGGCGGACGCGGAGGCGTCCACACCCGCCGGCCCCGAACCCGGCACGCGCGAGGGGGTCGTCGCCCGGTTGCGGGCCGACATCGACGAGTTGCCGGCCCTCTCGCGGCGGATGCTCGCACACTACCGCACGGCGGGGCCGGCCGAGCCGGTCGACGCCCACGTCGCCGCGGGCGGGACGCCGGAAGAGCCGATGGCGTACGGCCGAAACCGTCCCCTTCGGACGGCCGGTTTCGTCGAACACGTCGAGGAGGGGCAGTATCGGTACACGCTGCCGGACCGGGTGGCCGAGGCGTTCGACGGCCACCTCGACGGCGACGCCCTCGACGAGGTGGTCCGGGACGTGGAACGAGCGTTCGTCGACGGGGAGACGCTGGCGGCCGAGGCGACGGACGTACGTGCGGCGGACGAGCGCGACGAGGTGGAACTCGTCGACGACGACGTGGCCGGCGACGACGGGTTCGTCGACGAGGACGCGGTACTGGTCGAGGAGAGCGGCGGCGCGCCGGCGTCGGCGGACGACGCGACGCGCCGGCAGATGTCGTCGGGGGGCGAGCGGGGGAGCGACGATCCGAGCGCGCGAACCGACGCGGAGATCCTCTAGCCGCCCGCGGTCGGTTACGCCCCCGACACCAGGTCGTCGAGCGCCGCCCGCGGGTCGTCCGCCTTGGCGACGCCGCTGGCGAGAAGGACGCCGGCGGCGCCGAGGTCGGCGGCCGCGGCCAAGTCGTCGCCGGTCGAGACGCCGGCGCCGCAGTAGACGTCCACCTCGGGGTCGACGGCGCCCGCGGCGGCGACGGCACCCTCGACGATGCCGGGGTCCGCGGTGCTCACCGACACGTCGCCGCCGATGAGTTCGGGCGGTTCGACCGCGACGGCGTCGGGGCCGAGCGCGGCCGCCGCCGCGACCTGATCGGGGTTGTTGGCACAGACGACCGTCTCCAGGTCGGCGCGCTCGGCGGCGTCGAGGGCGCCGTCGACGTCGGCGAGCGTCAGGCGACGCTCGGAGTGGTTGAGGAGCGTCCCCGTCGCGCCGGCGGCGGCGGCGGCCTCGGCGAGGGTGTGGCCGGTGTGGCTGCCGTAAGAAATCGGGGCGACGTGCTGGGCCCACGTCTCGACGCCCGTCTCCGCGACGCGTTCGAGGTGGGCGGCCTGTGGGGCGACGGCGATTCGGACGCCGCTTTCCGCGGCCACGTCGTGGGCCGCCTCCGCGACGGCGACCGGATCACAGGGGTACGCCTTCAGGTTGACGAGAACGAACATGCTGTGGAGCGCGTGGCGTGAGATGAAAAAACGTGGCTATCCCTCCTCGATGGCCTCCGCGACGGCTTCGACCGTCTCGACGTCCACGCCGTACTCCTCGGCGAGCGACTGGGCGGCGGCGGGCGAGAGGGGCGAGCGGTCGTTCCCGCCGTGGTGGTCGTGGATCGGGTCGAGACGGCCGTCGCTCACCTCCAAGTTCACCGCGTCCCAGCGGGCGTAGTGGCCCATCGCGTCGAAGTACGCCTTGGTCGCGCGGCGTTCGGAGCGGTCGAACTCGGCGGTGAGGAGCGTCTCCTCCCCTATCGCCGGCCCGGCTTTCACGATACCGGCGGGGTTGACGAGCATGCTCCCACCGTTGCCGACGCCGAAGCCGATTTCCCCCGCCTCGAAGCCGTCGGGCACGTCGTCGCTCATGTAGGCCGAACAGGAGACGACGAACGACTGCGTCTCGAAGGCGTACTCGCGGACGGCGGGGTAGATGTCGCAGGTGTCGCGGGCCTCGGCCGAGGCGGCGCGGGTCTTGTCGCCGGGGTGGCCGTGTTGCTCCCAGAACCCCGGCCAGACGGCGGCGTGAATCTCCTCACCCTTCGCACAGAGCGCCGCCTTCGAGAGCGTCATGTGGTTCTCGTAGCAGACGAGGCCGCCGAGACGCCCCACGTCGGTGTCGTGGACGGCGAGGTGTTCGGGGTCGCCACGGCCCCAGATGGCCCGTTCGTCGTGGGTGGGCATGAGTTTCCGGTGACGACGTATTAAGTCGCCGGAGCGGTCGAAAAAGAACAGCGAGTTGTAGAGCGTCCCGCTACCCGGCCGGTCGTCCACCTCGTTGGTGCCGAGGACGAGATGCAGGTCGGCGTCGGCGACGGCCTCGCCGATGGTCGCGACGGCGTCGTCGTCGACGTGGAGGCTGTTTTCGGCGAGGTCGACCATCAGGTCGGTCCACCGGGCGATGGAGGTGCTCCGTCGCCAGTAGGGGTAGCCGGGGAAGTACGTCTCGGGAAAGACGAGCACGTCGACGCCCGCGTCGCCGGCGCGGTCGATCCACCGGCAGGTTTTGTCGAGGGTCGCCTCGGCGTCGTGATAAACCGGTTCGATCTGTGCGGCACCGAGGGTGAACGACTCGGCGACGTCGCGGTCGCGTGACATGGCGCCGGATTGACCGGCGACCGGTATAATCGTACGCCCTCATACGGTTGATTGTAAGTCAGTACCGGTGGGTCGCCGAGACGATCCGGCGACCCACCGGTGAACAGTTACAATAATCCGTATCAGTCCTTGCGCTTGACCACGTCGCCGAGGGTGGTCGTCGTCGACGACCCGCCGGACCACTCGGCGTCCTCGTCGCCGGCGCCCTCGGAGAGCGAGATGTCGAGTTTCCGTTCGAGTTTCGTCTGGACCTCGTCGCTCGGGAGGATGTCCCCGCGTTCGAGCTTGCGGATGAGGCTCGCCTTCTCGTTGAGTTCGTTCGCGAGGGCCTCCTGGCTCAGGCCGCGGTCCTCGCGGGCCGAGCGGATGCGGTCGTCGTAGTCGGCCGCGAGCTCCTCCATGTCGTCGAACATGTCGCGGCGACGGGTGGAGCCACTGGACGACCCGCCGGACGAGGACGAGGACGAGGACGAGGAGGACGAAGACGAAGACGAAGTAGAGTACTTGCTCGAGGACGAACTGCTCGACTCCGTTCGGACCTCGGTGCCGAAGTCGGTACAGCTGTCACAGAGTTCGAGTTCGGCCCCCTCGACTTTCGTCGTCGTGAGCGACGAACTCTCCGCACCACACATTTCACACTGGGGCATACCTGTCCGTAGCGGACGGCCGGGGATAAAAGGTGCGCCCGGGGGGTTACGACAGGTCGGCCCACGCGCCACGGAACCGCTGGAGCGCGGTGAAATGTCCGATAGCGGCGAAGAAGGCGAGCAGGTAGCCGACGGCCGAGAGGGAGAGCGGGCCGATCGGTCCCCCCACGACGGCGGCGACGATGGCGACGACGCCGATGAGCGCGAGACGGTCCGCACGGCCGACGAGGCCACCGTACTCCCGCCCGAGGCCGACGGCCTGGATCTGTGTGCCGAGATAGGAAGTCATGAGGACGCCGGTGACCGCGAGGAGGCCAAGGTCGTAGCGGGAGACGCCGGCCGCGAGGCCGACGACGAGGACGATGTCGGCGTAGCGATCCAGCACGTGATCCAGCAGGTCACCGCCGCGGGAGTCGGCGTTCTGGGTGCGCGCGAGGGCGCCGTCGAGCAGGTCCAGCCAGCCGTTCGCGAGGACGCAGGCCGCGCCGAGGACGTAGCCGACGGGCGTGGCGAGGTAGAAGCCGACGGCGGCGGCGACGGCGAACGCGAAGGCGAGGACGCTGATCCCGTCGGGGGTGAGGCCGATCCGGTCGGCCGTCGCGACCATCGGGTCGAGGACGAGTTCGGCCAGCGGCCGGAGGCGGTCGAGGGTCACAGGTAGTCGGTGAACTCCACGTCGCCAGCGCTGGGGCCGCGGTCGCCGGTGACCACGGCCTCGATGTCGGCGGCCACGTCGGCCGGCGTCCGGTCGGTGGTGTCGACTTCGTACACCGAATCGAGGCCGTGGCGCTCGACGGCCTCGGAGAGGATCACGTCGAGCGCTTCGCTCTCGGCGTTCTCGGTCGCCTTGGCCTCGTCGGCACCGCGCTCCCGAAGGCGACGTTCGAGGGTGTCGGGGCGACACCGGAGGACGACCACCCGGTCGGCGTCGAGGTGGTGGGCGAGGTGGGACTCGGCGACGCCCGACCAGTCGCCGACAGCCTCGCGGACGGCGTCGAGGTCGGCCACGAGCGAACCACGGCCCTCGTCGCGTTCGGACCAGAGGCCCGCCTCGCGGATCAGGTCGTTGAGGTGGATCACCGGACCGTCGAGCAGGGTCGTCGTCGTCGTCTTCCCGGTGCCGGGCGTGCCGGTGACGGCGACCCGAGGGCCGTCGCTCACACCCGTACCTCCTCGAGGACGTCGTTGATCGTCTCGACGGCGCGGGGCGTGCTCTCGCGGGTGCCACAGGAGACGCGGACGCAGTCGGGGAGGCCGAAACTGGAGCAGTCGCGGACGATGACGCCCCGGCGCTTCGTGGCCTCGGCGACGGCGGCGGCGTCGCCCACCTCCGCGAGGACGAAGTTGCCGCCGCTCTCCCAGGTGGGCGCGTCGAGGTTCTCGCGGAGGTGGGCACGCGCCCAGCGCGCCGTCTCGACCGTGCGTTCGAGATGGTCGTCGTCGTCGAGAGCGGCGAGGGCGGCCCGACACGCCAGTTCGTTCGCGGCGAAGGGCGTGTTGACGCGGGCGTACGCCGCCGCCCACGCCTCCGGGACGACGGTGTAGCCGACGCGAAGCCCCGCGAGGCCGTACGCCTTCGAGAACGTCCGCAGGACCGCGAGATTGTCGTGCTCGTCGGTGAGTGCGACCGACGACGGCGCCCGAGTGTACGCGCCGTACGCCTCGTCGACGACGACGAGGGTGTGTTCGTCGACGGATTCGGTCACCTCGACGATCGCCTCGCGGGAGAACTCGGCGCCGGTCGGGTTGTGCGGCGTCGTGAGATACACCATCCGCTCGCCGTCGTAGGCGTCGAGGACCGTCGCGGGCGTCTGTGCGAAGTCGTCCGCCTTCGACAGTTCGTAGGTCGTCACCTCGCCGTGGTGATACCGGGCGCTCATCGGGTAGTACGAGAAGCCGGGATCGGGCACCAGCATCCGGTCGCCGGGGTCGAGGCAGGCCCGCGAGAGATAGTCGATGGCGCCGTCGGCGCCGGGGGCGATCCACACCCGCTCGGGCGTCACCCCCCAGCGGTCGGCGACGGCTTCGCCGAGGTCGGTGTGTGAGGCCTTCGGGTAGACGTTGACCGTCGGTGCCGCCGCCCGGATGGCCTCGACGGCCGCCGGACTCGGCCCGTGCGGGTTCTCGTTCGACGAGAGTTTCGTGAGGTCGTCGGGGTCCAGCCCCAGTTCGCGGGCCACCTCTTCGGCGCCGCGACCGGGGACGTACGGCGAGAGATCGGAAAGGTCCCGTGGTTGCATAGTCGGAGGATGCGGACGCCGACGGTTAAGCGTGTTCGATCACTCACCGCCGGTGATGGCGTCGATGCCCTCGTGGGCCAGTTCGAGCGTCTCCGTCGCCGCCGCGGGACGGTCGGCGGCGAGTTCCGGTCCCGTCCACCGGGCGGGGGTCGCGTCGCGGCAGCGCCAGCCACGCGCTCGCTCGCCCGCGGCGTCGAGCAGGAACACCCGCACGTCGCGTCGCTCGACCCGGCCGGCCACCCAGTCGCGGAGCCAGTCCCAGAGCCGTCGGTCGTCGGTAATCCCCCGCCGGAGCGTGAGGGCGGGCGAGGCGGTTCGGCGGCGGGACGGGGACGGGACGGCGCCGAACGGACCACGCCAGTCGAGCCAGTCCACCTTCGCCGCGTCGTCGCTCCCGGGCTCCTCGGCCGGCCGCGCCTGCACGCACACCGATAGCCCACGCACCTCGGTGAAGCCGAGCGACGGTCGGTCGTCCCCGATGTCGACGTCGAAGCGGTGGCGTCGGTAGGGGTCGTCGCTCATCCCGCGTCGGGACGTTTCCGCGTCGGGGTCGGCCGTTCCTCGGGGCGGAACCGACGGATCGGGTTCCGCAGCCCCTCGCTCGGCTTCCGCGGCGTCGGCGAGTCGGTCTCGGGGCGCTCGTCCCTCCCCGCGCCGTCGGGTTCCGACCCCGTATCGACGCGGCGGAGTCCTTCGCACGCGATCTCCACCGCTTCGATGGCGACGGCCGAGCGCCCGGCGTCGAGCGTCGGCGCCGCGTACCGCGTCGGCCACGCGTTCCGGAGTTCCCACCGTGCGGCCGGCGCCCCCTCCTCGTCGAGGAGGACGACGGCGATGGAGCGACGCGCCTCGTCGACCCGTCCCTGTTCGACGAGCCGTCGCCACTCGTAGAGTTCGATGGCGTCGGTCGTGACGCCGTAGCGCAGTCCGAGCGCGCCGTACTCGTTCGAGCCGGCGAGTTTCCGCGGCGTCGGCGGGTCGTTGCCCTCGCGGTACTCGACGACGGTCGTCGAGGAGTCGGGGATTCGACACCGGCTGAACCCCGCCTTCGCCACCCCGTCGATTTCGAGGAGGAAGCGAGCCATCCGGAGCGGGCCGTGTCGGTCAGGCATCGGCCCGCCCCGGTCGGCCGGCGTTCCCGCCCGCTGTGCGTAGTGTGGTACCGTCTCTCATTTCGAGTGATCGAACACCTCCCACTCTCTTGAAACTTTGCGCGGGGGAGACGGTTCGCGGTGGTCGTCCGCCGTGCGCCGGGACGGTCGGCGAGCCGCCGGCACTGCCGCGCGAACCCCCGCCTCAGAGCCAGTCGTCGAGGCGGTCGGCCAGCCGACAGCTCAGGGCGGCGATGGTGAGCGTCGGGTTCATCGCGCCGCCGGTGGGGAAGACGCTGCTGCCGGCGATCCAGAGGTTGTCACAGTCGTGGGCGCGGCAGTCGGGGGCGACGACGCTCGATTCGGGGTCGGTTCCCATCCGGGTCGTGCCCATGTGGTGGTACGCCGGCCCCGTCGCATCGGGGCCGACGACCCAGTCTATCTCCGCGCCGAGTTCCTCGAGGATCGACCGCTGGACTTCGTTGGCCCGCTCGATGGCGGTTCGCGTCTCCGGCCCCAGCGACCAGTGGACGTCGGGCACGGGGTTGTCGTGGTCGTCCGTGGTCGAGCGATCGAGGGTGATGCGGTTCTCGGCGCGCGGGAACTGCTCGACGAGGCCGCCGACGGCGAGGTGGGTGCCGTAGGACTCCCGGAGGTCGTCGAGCAGGGAGTCGCCCCAGTCGTCGGCGTGGAGCGAGTCGATGACCGGGGAGGGACCGGCGTAGTTGAGGAACTCCAGTTTGACCCCTGGTAAGGGGTCCACTCCGTCGTAGAGGGCGTGACACTCGGTGGTGTTGAAGCCGACGTGGTTCTGTCGGGTCGGGCGGTCGATCCGGCCGCCGACGCCGGCGAAGCAGTGATCCATGAAGTAGCGCCCGACCAGGCCGGAGGAGTTGGCGAGGCCGTCGGGGTGGGCGTCGGAGTCGGAGAGCAGGAGGAGGCGGACGTTCTCGACGCCGCCGCACGCGAGGACGACGGCGTCGGCGTCCTGTCGGTGTTCCTCGCCGTCGGGCGTCGCGTAGACGGCGGCCTCGACGCGTCGCCCGGCGTCGTCGTGGGCGAGTCGCTGGACTGGCGCCCGGTCGATAACGCGGGCGCCCGCCGCCTCCGCGCGCGAGACGTGACGCTCCGCGGTGTATTTCGCGCCGGACGGACAGACGGGTTTACAGGTGCCGTAGCCGACGCAAGCCGAGGCGCCGTCCGCCGGTTCGGAGTTGCGGGCGTTCGGCACGGAGTGGGTGGGGAGGCCGAGCGACTCGCAGGCCTCGGCGAAGATGGCGTCGCTGTGTGAGGGCGGGAAAGCGGGGAGGGGGAACGGCTCCTCGCGGGGCGGGGCGAAGGGGTTGTCGTCGGCGCCGGCGACGCGCAACTCCCGTTCGGCCGCGGCGTAGTACGGGCGCAAGTCGGCGTAGTCGACGGGCCAGTCGGTGGCGACGCCGTGGCGGCTCCGGAGTTCGAAGTCGCGCTCGTGGAGGCGCATCACCATGCCCTGCCAGTGGAGCGTCGACCCGCCGACGCCTTTCACGCGGGCGGCGTTCAGCGGGTAGCCCCTCGGGCCGCTGGAGGTGTAAGCGTCGCGCTCGCCGCCCATGCCCCAGAGGCCGTCGAGACCGGGGCGGATGTGCGTGTCGAGCTGTTCGATCCGATCGTCGAGGTCGAACCGCGGGCCGGCGTCGAGGACGACGACGTCGTGACCCGCCTCCGCGAGGCGGGCGGCGACGATGGCGCCCGCGGGGCCGGCGCCGACGATGCAGACGTCGGCGTCCGGGTCGGGGGAGCGGTCCTCAACCATCCCCGTCCTCCATGGCGGCACGCTGGTAGCTCTCGGTGCCGCCGGGGTAGGCGACGGGGTTCTCGATGCCGACCAGTCGGCCGCCGGTCGGCGAGGCGTAGAAGGCATAGAGGAGTTCGTTCACGAGGTGGAAGCGAATCCGCTCGGAGAGGTAGCCGTCGGCGTCGGGGTCGGCCACGTCGACGCCGAGGTCACGGAGGAGGTCGTCGCGGGTCGATCGATCGAGGTCGGCGAGGGGGGCGTCGACCCAGTCCCGAGCCGTCGCGTCGAGGTCGGCGGCGACGGCGAGAACCTCGTCCCGGCGGTCGTCGGGGAGACCGGCGACGTACGTCTCGACGAAGGCGTCGACGCCCCCGGCGGCGGACGGGTACACCGTCTCCGCGACGGCGACGAGGGTCGTTAGGCCGTCGTCGGGGACGGGAGTGGCGTCGACTGTCGGTTCGTCGGAGGCGTCGGCGCCGTCCCCGTCGTCGAGAAACGCCGTGCCGGCGACGCCAGCGACACCCGTCGCGGCCAAGGCCGCCAGCGCGTCCCGTCGGCTCAGATCCATCGGGCGCGGATTAGGCAGGCCTAAATTTATGACTTGCCCTCTCGGGGCGCGACACCGGTGGGGCGGCGTTTGGGTGGGTTCGGCCTCTCCGTCGATTCTCGCCCGTCCGTCGCGGCGAGCGTCGACGACGGTCGTCGGTCAGTCCTGTTCGACGGTGAACGAGAGGGTTTCGACGCCCTCGACCTCCACCTCGACGTCGTCGCCGTCTTCGAGGCCGCCGACGCCGGAGGGCGTCCCCGTCGAGATGACGTCGCCGGGTTCGAGCGTCATGTACGTGGAGATTTCCTCGATCAGTTGGGGCACGGAGAAGATGAGCTGCGTGATGTCGGAGGACTGCTTCTCGTCGCCGTTGACACGAAGGCTGATCGCGGCGTCGTCGGGCAGGTGATCGGGGTCGGCGACGACCGGTCCCATCGGGGCGCCGCCGTCGAAGGCCTTACCGCGGACCCAGTTCTGCTCCTGACGCTGGTCGTCGCGGTTCGAGATGTCACAGACGACCGTGTAGCCGGCGATCACGTCCTCGGCGTCGGCGGCGTCGACGTTCCGGCACTGCTCGCCGACGACGACGCCGAGTTCGGCCTCCCAGTCGACCTGCTCTTTCCCCGCGGGGAGGGTGACGGTGTCGCCGTGGGCAGCGACGGTGTTGGGGGGCTTGAGGAAGAGCATGGGGCGGTCGGGGATGTCCATACCCGTCTCCTCGGCGTGGTCGGCGTAGTTGAGGCCGATACAGACGATTTTCGACGGCTCGCACGGTGCGAGGACGTCCACCTCGTCGGGGTCGTAGGTGGAATCGGCGAAGCTGACGGCGTCGCCGTGCCACTCGCCGGTCCGTACCATGCCTGCGGGATCGCGGAATCTGACGCGTCGCATGCGGATTGCGTTATTCGCGGACGGAATAAGCCTTCCTCGTCGGTGCGGGTGCCGTCGGTCACACGACGATCCTAAAGATTGATGTTGGTATCCGGACAACTCCCGGGCGGACTATGGAACTCACCTGGCACGGCCACTCCACGTGGCACGTTTCGGTCGACGACACCTCGCTGTTGATCGACCCGTTCTTCGACAACCCGTTCACGGCGGTCGATCCCGC from Haloplanus salinus encodes:
- the lrpA1 gene encoding HTH-type transcriptional regulator LrpA1, translating into MSTLDTERRILSVLEEDAQASYGEIADRAGVSKPTVRKYIQQMEEDGVIVGYTAEVDPKKLSGQSIAIVGIQVESERYVEVTRALKEMDAVETLYTSSGDHMLMAEVRATDGGALGNVINDDILDIDGVTATHPSFLQERLK
- the dinB gene encoding DNA polymerase IV yields the protein MTDEGGTLPGAGDDDPRIVCHVDMDCFYASCERLREPELRGEPVVVGMGYESGEPHGAVATASYEARAYGVESAQPVSQALERLPRKTVAREDRTLDPADAGYYRPVDLDYYREVADEIKAILHECAGRVREVSVDEAYLDVTERTAWDVVDGRPLAEGYARYVKERIAREVGVPASVGVAPTMSAAKVASDHDKPDGLVVVEPGTVRDFFDPLPVEAVHGVGPVTARELGEMGIETAGDLSAADPTAIRERFGERGRTFYDRARGNDDRAVTPTGRPKSLSRESAFTEATADAERQRETVSGLAADVAERAEGKGALYRTIGIKVVTPPYDVHTRERSLPGPVADADLVREVAGDLLAEFEGDTIRKLGVRVSNLQFGAAAQARLDGWDGDDAPAGTTPDRSPTDGQSSLADFDGWE
- a CDS encoding helicase HerA domain-containing protein: MTDTETETITVADVSDGPGGDADADPGTPVSLPVVELLTGRGFVTGKSGSGKSNTASVLVENLLENNFPVLVVDTDGEYYGLKEEFELLHAGADDECDIQVSPEHAEKIASLALEGNVPIILDVSGYLDDDEAKELLLSVARHLFAKEKKLKKPFLMLVEEVHEYIPEGGGLDEAGKMLIKIGKRGRKHGLGIVGISQRPADVKKDFITQCDWLVWHRLTWNNDTNVVSRIIDAEHANAVEDLGDGEAFLMTDWSESVRRVQFHRKRTFDAGATPGLDDFERPELKSISDDLVSDLREISDEQERRESELADLRREVEKKAQRIRELEAELEEARDLSRMADRFAQAMLQKAEAPYRGGEGRNLARAGTVAEDQAELREYEPDGDGTSAPTDDGDGDGDDHPDIEPNEWPTPEAVTGGDGAEDGERAGDATPAPGASNGQTEVTFGDAADEDSASSVESAAGADAEASTPAGPEPGTREGVVARLRADIDELPALSRRMLAHYRTAGPAEPVDAHVAAGGTPEEPMAYGRNRPLRTAGFVEHVEEGQYRYTLPDRVAEAFDGHLDGDALDEVVRDVERAFVDGETLAAEATDVRAADERDEVELVDDDVAGDDGFVDEDAVLVEESGGAPASADDATRRQMSSGGERGSDDPSARTDAEIL
- the tpiA gene encoding triose-phosphate isomerase, coding for MFVLVNLKAYPCDPVAVAEAAHDVAAESGVRIAVAPQAAHLERVAETGVETWAQHVAPISYGSHTGHTLAEAAAAAGATGTLLNHSERRLTLADVDGALDAAERADLETVVCANNPDQVAAAAALGPDAVAVEPPELIGGDVSVSTADPGIVEGAVAAAGAVDPEVDVYCGAGVSTGDDLAAAADLGAAGVLLASGVAKADDPRAALDDLVSGA
- a CDS encoding carbon-nitrogen hydrolase family protein translates to MSRDRDVAESFTLGAAQIEPVYHDAEATLDKTCRWIDRAGDAGVDVLVFPETYFPGYPYWRRSTSIARWTDLMVDLAENSLHVDDDAVATIGEAVADADLHLVLGTNEVDDRPGSGTLYNSLFFFDRSGDLIRRHRKLMPTHDERAIWGRGDPEHLAVHDTDVGRLGGLVCYENHMTLSKAALCAKGEEIHAAVWPGFWEQHGHPGDKTRAASAEARDTCDIYPAVREYAFETQSFVVSCSAYMSDDVPDGFEAGEIGFGVGNGGSMLVNPAGIVKAGPAIGEETLLTAEFDRSERRATKAYFDAMGHYARWDAVNLEVSDGRLDPIHDHHGGNDRSPLSPAAAQSLAEEYGVDVETVEAVAEAIEEG
- a CDS encoding multiprotein bridging factor aMBF1 is translated as MPQCEMCGAESSSLTTTKVEGAELELCDSCTDFGTEVRTESSSSSSSKYSTSSSSSSSSSSSSSSSGGSSSGSTRRRDMFDDMEELAADYDDRIRSAREDRGLSQEALANELNEKASLIRKLERGDILPSDEVQTKLERKLDISLSEGAGDEDAEWSGGSSTTTTLGDVVKRKD
- a CDS encoding CDP-alcohol phosphatidyltransferase family protein — translated: MTLDRLRPLAELVLDPMVATADRIGLTPDGISVLAFAFAVAAAVGFYLATPVGYVLGAACVLANGWLDLLDGALARTQNADSRGGDLLDHVLDRYADIVLVVGLAAGVSRYDLGLLAVTGVLMTSYLGTQIQAVGLGREYGGLVGRADRLALIGVVAIVAAVVGGPIGPLSLSAVGYLLAFFAAIGHFTALQRFRGAWADLS
- a CDS encoding adenylate kinase family protein — encoded protein: MSDGPRVAVTGTPGTGKTTTTTLLDGPVIHLNDLIREAGLWSERDEGRGSLVADLDAVREAVGDWSGVAESHLAHHLDADRVVVLRCRPDTLERRLRERGADEAKATENAESEALDVILSEAVERHGLDSVYEVDTTDRTPADVAADIEAVVTGDRGPSAGDVEFTDYL